The segment TTTGCTATGTCCAGTAGAAGAAAACCTCCTGCAGAAAGAGCACCTGTTATCCTGGCTTTTCTGGTCATGTCTAATACTGTGCCTGCAAAAGTCCTGTTGATCTGACCAGTAGTAGACATCGAGCCTGACCTGAGCATTCTGAGGGCACGAGCGTTTGGGGTGAAATTTTTGAAGGTTCCTCTCAGCTGTTCCACTGAAGCAGGAATTTGCACTACCGATTTACATACACGTTccaaaatatcatttattattcCCTCCATACTATCTAACTGTGATATCCCCCGTGACACAGTCACATGATCAACAACGCTTGCAGAAATACCAGTGACAGCAGCTGTGGCTCCCAGTCCCATCCCACCTACCGAGAGAGCCAAGCTTGCTCCTGCTGTTACAGGGGCCAGTGCCAATCCCAGTATGGTCAGGATACCTGAGAAAGCACCAGCAGAGCTTGCTACTACACTAGTAATGGTGCAATTCTTGTGAATTGTGTCGATTTCATCTGCGGCCAGGCGAAGCTCTTTAATATGTTCTTCCAGTTGCCATTTGGTCTTGGGAAAATCGtccaaaaatgttttcattttctgtatttcctGCATTTCCTTATCAGAATCATCCATGCTTTCCTGCTCTAGGTCCAGACAATTGGCTTCTCCCCTGTGAAAAGCAGAAGTcgagaaatgatgaggaaatgacaacagagatgggaaatgaccTTCACTTTTCCATAGACTTCTAATGTTCATCAAGTTCTTTCTCACCCTTCcctgccaaactcctagaaagagtCCTCTCTGTCTTCCCACTGAACTTACTGATTGAGATAGAGGTTCCACAATGTCGTTGGTCTTTCGCTCAATGTTCCATCAACTCACTGCCTCCCTTCCTCACCAACCACTCACTCTTCAACCCCTTGGCATGTGGTTCCCAAACCTAGAATTTTACTGAACCAGCTCTCTGAGGTCACTGATGATCCTTACACTTCCAAGCCCTCTTTTATGTGTCCTGCTCTTCTTTATGCTCTCAGTAGCATTTAATCCTCAGCACCAACCAGTCTTCTTTATTGGTATCTTGGCTATGTGTCCATGGTTCTCATTCAGTGTCATGGAAAGTACATGGAACTAGTGTACAAGAAATATTAGATGAGGAACCATTCCCCAAGAGGTAAGTGATcaaagaataggaaaaagcatttggtaaaagaagaaatgtacatgattgtatttttttaaaagaaacttaaaaactAGAACTTAAAGTAAAGTAAGTGATCAGCCATCTGAGAAAGGACTCCAGACCACtaacaagaaggaaaaaacaaattgaaacaatCTAGAGCTTTTTGCCCCAAATCAGTGGAACTGAAAAAACATAGCCAGAAGGACCGTAGCAAACTCATACACCATCCATATGGTACACAAGGCCTACTTGTAATGTGATATATAATATTATCCCAGTATTTAGTACAGTGGtgggtacatagtaagtgctcaccAAGTCTTTtgcattcattaatttttttcacagggaattcatcaggaaatgtatgctttaaaaatattttagtttttccccaattacatgtaaaaataatttttcatatttattcaaaaaaaattttgagttccaagtcttatccccctccctcccctccctgctcccttagatggtaagcaatctgatataggttatgctggtgcaatcatgtaaaatatttccacatcATTGATTttctggaagaaatctcagagagagagagactctaaGCAGTCAGATATCAGTTTgttctctggaggcagagagcaTTTTGCATCAGGAGtcttgggattatcttggatcattgtatcccTATTGAttagcacaaggcctggcacGTTAGTTGCTGTCCTGTGGACTCAGTTGAATTCAACTTTTCAAGACTCAATTAAGGTTTTCAtggcaagatactagagtggtttggcatttccttctctaggtcatttgaggaaacctgaggcaaacagggttgagtgacttgtccagggtcatacagcttgtaaatttctgaggcctgatgtgaactcaggaagatgagtctttgtgattCCAGGCCCACATTCTATCCACCGCACCCCCGAGCTGCCAGCCTGATACATGCCAATGTTTCATCAACgttttatctatatctatctatctattcaatctatctatctttctaattACCTGTATATGTATAGACTAATCTGCCTACTTGTCCATCTATTTCTTTAACTAgttatgaatgtatatatatgaaatataaccATTTATTGACTTAACTGTCTAGACTATTTACTCATCTGTTCATTTATCTGTAATTCTACTTATCTATCTGTCAATATATGTATttctctacctacctatctatcccTCTACTCACCtacatacagatatgtgtgtgcatatgtatgtatatgtatgtgtatatatacatgtgtacatatgtttgtgtgtgtatatgtgagtgcaGAAACACACATGTATTTCTATAACTgtttgacattccatgttcttcaaactgagccccttcttatctttccagtcttcttacaccttccccTCTTCTATGTCACTCTTCAGTCCAGGGACACTACCTTTCTAGCTATTCCACAAAAAGATATTCCATGTCTTGGTGGCTGGAATTTGctctagctgtcccccatgcctggcatgctctccttcctcatctgggTCTACTGGCTTCCCATGtttcccaacccctcttcctcctcatgccctccctcttctacttatttcctgtttatcctttatGTGACTTCTTGCtacatgtttatttatatattcattgtCTTCCCCACTCAATTGtgagccccttgaaggcagggactgtctgcctctttctgtatcctcaGCCCTAAGCATGGTGCCTAACACACCATGggactttaataaatgtttattgattatgaaTTTATCTACATGGCTATGACATCAGCTTACATTTAATTATCTATTGAGTTGTCTATGGATCTATTGACCATCTATCTTCTTgcctttctacttatctgtaagTCTCTGTAGCCAGAAAAACCTCAAACATCTTTTAAAAGAAGATAATGAATGAGACTGTGTGTTTTCTACTGGTAACTGTTCTTATAGCCTCAAGTAAACTTCTGTGTATAGCTGGAACCTGGGCAAAAATTAATTAACATGTCTTCAAaacaatggaaaagggaaaaaaagccacgcagatatttgtaaagtgcctgccCTGTGAATGGCAGGGGAGATGGGGCTGGAAATGAGAAGATGAtgccccatctggaaaatgaccAACTTCGACAACATGACCTCAGAGATCCCTTCCACTTCTCAAACCTATTTTTTCCCTATGCTTCTGGGGCAGGAGCCATGGGGTTACCTCTCCAAAACATTCTTAGTGACAAATCTCTCCCAAGCCTAGTCATCATTTAGCAGTTGATTCAATACCCCTCTGCTTTTTGATGACCAGGGCTGCGCAGTCACCCATTTCTGGCcaggaagaaggaaaacagagTGGAAGGAAAACATTGTGTAAGTGCTTTCTGTACATATATATTGAAAATTTTCGACTGCAGTGAGTGGAGGTGGTTGACACTAGTAACTCCAAGCATTCCATTCTCTTTCAGGGAGCCCCAGGCTTGAAGGTAGCCCTCTAAGTCTAGGGGATTGTGTAGTTCcccaaggaggaagagaatggggaTCCCCATAGAACTAAAGGTTTTCTCTCTCAGCTTCAGGGGTATTCCCTTTCCAGGGCAGTCTGAATTATGTGGTGGCACTTTGAGTAAGTGGGACTAAGGAAGACCTTGGGAAAGAAAGTAGCACTCAAGAGAGAGGGAAATCAAATTGTTCAATTTATGTGCTTGAATTACCAGCTTTTGCATTTTGGTTTGGGTGAAATAAAGGCTATTCAACTGACCAGATATACATTGTTATCCTGAGTGCTTGCATAGGAGGAAAGGTGCCTTTTTATTCAGAACTACAGATACCTAAATACAAGGTATATTCTGGTCCTCCACAATAGAGAAACTGGGTAGAAATTCAATGGCACACATAAGAGGCAGACAAACAGAAATACTGGGAAGGAGCTTACCAGGGTACACACAGCACTCTCCCCAAGAGCTCTCAGCTGGATCCCTTGTTGTCTTAACAAACTCACCACTTGTGGCCAATGTATAAGGGCCAACTGAAGAAACACCAGCCCAGAGCTAGGGCCCTTGCCCTCTTCTCTGTTATCGACTGGCCCTTTGAGAGTGCTAAAGAGACTCCTGCTCTTCTTAAGGCCAAGGGCCTTGGCTACTGCTTTCCTTTCCTTATGACTGTGGTAACAAGACAGCTCAGAACTCCTCAGTCCTCTGGGGTACATCCTATCTGTGATTTCACAGGGAGAAAGTAACTTCCTAAGCCAAAGCAGAGGCAGGTGTGTCTGGTCTAAAACAGCCTTGCAGTGTTATCAAATGACATGGACAGGGGCAAACAGCCACAAAGTGTCAAAGGTCacacttgaacccagctcttctccTTTGAAAGCTAATTTATCTTATTCAGTAAACATGATATTGCAATGTGCTGGGCACAGATAAGGGGCTGAGGACTCCTTGTCTGTTCCAATCAACTCCTGGTTTCCATATGTATCTACCCTGTGAGGACCTGGGCCTTGATAACATTGATCCCAGATTCCATCAGCTAACTCCCTGGTCTGGACTGGACTCCCAATCGTACATAAACCAGCCATGCCCCACAGCTTTTCTCTGGCACTCAACTACAGGGGTAAGGGATcgcttttgtttttgtctctaaCTTCTGGCCACTGGCACATGaaatattaagtacttaaaaATGTTCATGTGTAGAAAATAAATTGAGTCAGCATGATCCAGTGAAAATAGCAGTAAGTTGAGCCTTGAGGCAGAAtccttggattcaaattctgcccaaGAGGCTCACTACCTAGGTGACACTGAGAAGAGCTGCTCCCCCTCATGGAGGGGCTGGACCAGATggactttgaggtccctttcagcagcACAGCTGACCAAGGCAACACACAGTGTTCATGGGAAGCAAGGGGACATCACTCCCATGAGGGGCGTCTGGGTGACCATCACCCAACATAGAACCAAAGTAAGCCTTTTGCCACATGAGGTGATCCCACTCCATGGAGCATCCACGGGGTCAGCAAAGCTGGTGGTTGAAGAGATGGGgcacttgacctggagtcaggaagacatgagttcaagtcctccctcAGGTCAttcccatctgtgtgaccttgggcaagtcagttctgcactgtgtgtctcagtttactcatctgtgcaCTCAAGGACTTGGTCTAAAGGGTCTCAAATGTCTCTCCAACTCTAAAACAATCATCCCCCTTTTCAAAACACACTTATTTCAACTTCTGTGGGCAGAGTTCTTGGAGATTTCCAAAGCACTTCAACCACAGCAACTGTGATAGCATCATCTTATTAaatccatttgacagatgaggaaactgagactcagagaggggaagtcacttgcccagggtgacacacaGATGGCAAATGgcagaggtggaattcaaacccaggcctcttgactccaaatcctgattattttttcttctcaattgcCCTGAGAAGCTCCAAGAAGCAAATGTTttcactttccccttcccttacGTGTCCCTATTTTACATGCTTATACAATTCAAACCCTGGGACAAGGCCTCATCACCTCTTATCCTTGGTCCTCTGGATCTGGGCTTGCAATAGTCCAGAGAAGGGACACAGCCCACCTCCTCCCAGAAAGCTAATGGGCTTAGAATCCAAAGCACATCATGCATTTCTTGGATATGGCCAGAGCAGAAATGCATTTTGCTCATCTCTATGTCTTTGTAGCcagggttttttgggtttttttttttttttgtagtttaaaaaatattctttgtagtAGACAGACTGGGTAGAGAGAAAAAGTAAatgtataaattaattaataggATCAATTACAATATTCCTATCCCAGAATGATGAAAAATCCAGGCACCAAGTAGTCATTAGGGATGATAAGAATGGTCCCTGAAACTTAGCAATGTCTGAGACAAACCCCAGCCTTCCTGGGGTACCAGCCATGCCTCTTTAACTTGTCAGGGAAAGCAAGGTGATCTGAGGCCAAGAATTAAACTTTGGGCTGACCAGTAGTGTGGGAGAGCAAAGGAAGACCAGGGGCTCCTGGGCCAACCCCAGGTAGAAACCTCTAGatccagagctagaagagagCTTGCTGGCAGCTCATCTCATGgactcatttcacagaggaggaaagtgagccCTAGAAAAGATCAGTAATTTTCAGAAAAAAGCCTGGAACAGCCTTCCAGGATCTTCTAATCAAATCTcttgcttttacagatgaggaaactgaggctttgagaggttaagggatttgcttaaggtcatacatAGCACAAATCAGAGGCTGGACCCTGCACTGCTGAAAATGTctacattttcttcccttcctcttgctCTTCACTCccataattaagaaaaaaatatctgagAACTAGGATCAAAATTTTCATTGGCCAAGATATAGAACAGAAAATGCAGATTGTCTCCTCAGATTGCCCCCTCACCCAGGTTAACCACTGTCACCTTCCATAGGCTTACATCCCTGTTAATCTCAGAAAACCTGAGGGCTTTAGAAAtactccaacacacacacacacacacacacacacacacacacacacacacacacacacacacacatacatctacagCCAAGAGtcatcctcacctccacctttagGAAACTCCCCAGAGTAGCCCCACACTCCTTTACCAGCTGATGCTTTCCTGCACGGGTGCCTCTGTTCTTGCCCCCAGGCAGTGAAGTCAGACTTCATCATCTTcccaggacttggagtcagctcCTGGTCACCAGCACAGAGGAATCCTCAGTCTAACACAAACCTTCTCACCTATCAGGGATCTATTCCTCCAGCCAGCGAGCAGGATGGAGGGGACCAAGGTCTCTGAGAGAAGGAAGCTCCTGGGCAGTCAAAACTGAAACTGAAACAAGAATGCCTTTTACTTTAATTTTAACAAACTAAAGGGAAACTGCCATCCCCAAACACGATGCCCCACTTACTGTTGTGGAAACATTCAGGGACAGAGTTTAGAGAGTCATAGAATGGGAAGGAATTTAGAACTTGGGCTGGCAGGGCTGGCAGGGAATTCAGACTGTAGAAGGGCAGGTACCTAGTGGCCATGATCCTTTTATGTCCTCACAGGCTTGTTTGGAGGTTCAAACCAGAAAGGATGCCTGAAGtggtttgtaaactttaaaatgctatgtaaatggcAGTGAATATGAAATTCTTGCCTGCATGCCTCTCTGTGGCCTGCTCCAGTGGAATATAAGCTACATGAGGGTAAGGAGTAGAATTGGGTGGTCGATCTGTCTTCACTTTCATATCCCTGGTACTTtggtgctctctctcttttttttttttcaattaatttatgtaacttttaacattcattttcacaaaattttggattccaaattttctccccatttgtcccctcccccccccaaaacactgagcattctaattacccctatcaccaatctgccctctctcctatcatccctcccttcccttgtccccatcctcgcttttctcctgtagggccagataactttctataccccttttcctgtatttcttatttcctagtagaaaGAAGAGTACCCGACAGTTGTTccgaaaactttgagttccaacatctcttcatccctccctccccacccattccctttggaaggcaagcaattcaatataggccatatctgtgtagttttgcaaatgacttccataatagtcttgttgtgtaagactaactatatttccctccatcctatcctgccccccattgcttctattctctcttttgatcctgcccctccccaagagtgttaacttcaaattgcttcctcctccccctgccctcccttccatcatccccctcaccctgcttatccccttctcccc is part of the Notamacropus eugenii isolate mMacEug1 chromosome 3, mMacEug1.pri_v2, whole genome shotgun sequence genome and harbors:
- the LOC140534650 gene encoding apolipoprotein L3-like, producing MDDSDKEMQEIQKMKTFLDDFPKTKWQLEEHIKELRLAADEIDTIHKNCTITSVVASSAGAFSGILTILGLALAPVTAGASLALSVGGMGLGATAAVTGISASVVDHVTVSRGISQLDSMEGIINDILERVCKSVVQIPASVEQLRGTFKNFTPNARALRMLRSGSMSTTGQINRTFAGTVLDMTRKARITGALSAGGFLLLDIANIVQDSIHLSKGAKATIAEKLREKAQHLEEKLQELSEIYQTLLEMDTQSRT